The genomic DNA CAAAAAGAGTGAGAGATGGTACCTGAGTTAGCACATGCACGCTACTATGATTCTCGATCCAAATCTGACAGTTCATCAGATGTGACATAAGAAATTTCATGATTACTTTTATATAATTGTAcattttgatgatatatatttatttttttataagttattttttttttactttgagtATTAACTCTTTCAACTGATTAATATTGAAAATGATCAATTCGATCTATAAAAAATTTTTATgaccaatattttttaaattatcatttcattaaaaaaattccTTATCATATGTCGTAGTTAAAATTCAAGTTTTAAATACTTAGTTAACCGTTGAAAATTTTAACCGTTGTTATGAggataaataattattaatatatttttgacGTGTACAGTCCTCTTCTTTTCAAGTCTTTGAGATTTAGTGATGATCCGTCGACTTAGAGCCTCCACAATGCTCTAGTATTATAACACCCACCACATCACCAAAAAGTATGGGGCTCACTGTCACATACTCGTTATAATAACATCATTCTTTCACCCAAATCCCTTTTAACGTTAATACTCATTATTCATGGGTCCCACCGTCCACTCACTCATTTTAACATTAtaccatattaaataaatatgttttaaaatatttaaattattattattttttaataataattttacgtttaaaaataaaattttattatttttcaaaaataaaattaattttttaaatatatgtattaaataaaataaatgtttgtGAGAAAACGAAATTAAAAATTACATTAATCGAAATGagaaatacaataattaaaaattacaatcactcgaaaatataataatactagaaaatgaaCGTTAAGTAAATAATTTAGATATTCCATCTCGACCTAATATCCTTGCATAGAcattcatgtatgataagctGCTCCTTTGTCATCTGCAAGGTGTCTTTGTTCAATATTTCGTACTCCTTCAACTTCAAGCGACGATTCTTAGCTTTAGATTTGGACAATACAGCTTTTGCCTTAATCTCCTCTACTTCGAGTTGTTTTTGTTTCAAATCGACTTCGGACTTCTTCACGCTTGTGTACTCAGTAAACTTTGTGATAATATTGTTGTAGTTTACTGTCAGATCCTCCATGGTCGATTTTACTttgtcttttccctttctttttgctgCCTTTTGCCCCATTGGATGAGTATCTTCATAATCCAAGTCTATACTCACATCTTGGTTGGAGGAGGTGTTGCTTGCTCCTGACTCTGAGGTCCTCGTCTTCTTTGTGGCCACAAAGTGATCAACGGACTGTAGAGTAAACATTGGACGGTCTTTGACAATTCTCCACACATGTTCGAGATTGAATGCAACACCATTGTTTTCGGATAGATATTTTTCGTATGCAAACCTCAATATATCTTCATCACTGTGACCACTTCGATATGAACTATAAATACTATTGTAATTTGCGTTGAATCGATATACcttcttttggattgtattgtgCCAATGTGACCGTATAACATTTACATTTCTGGTGTTTGAACCTAGAGGAAGATTCTCATTGTAGTAGCTTGCAACCCGTCCCCAAAAAGCATCCGCCTTTTGATCATTGCCGATTATTGGATCATCACTGATAGTGACAAAACTTCTCGCTAAGACCTCGTCTTCAACCTTTGTCCAACTTGAACGCTTTCTTGTACCCTCAGCATTTGAAACCGCCTTTTCTAAATTGACCACCTCAATTGGGGATTCACGGTCGGAAAGTTGAGTCTCCGGGACAAAAGTCGGAGTTGCAGGTTCATTCGACATTGAAGGAGTGAAAGACATACCAGTTGTGTGCGGGGTACCATATCCATGAACAACCGACGACATGAAATATGGATGGCTCATGTTTTGCCAATATTCGGCTGAAAGCGATTGATATGGACCTCGAAGGGCATAATTCAGATGATTCATAGAATTTCCAAAACCTTGGACattttgaagattttgtggaGGAAACGGCATATTGGGAAATGGATATGGGTATTGATAATTTGGTAGAATTTATGGATTTTGGGAAGATGAATATTCTTGCGAGTTGTTTGTAGAATtcaagaaatttgtaaaaaatgtcctattattttcatccatttcGGATAGAAAATAAGATGATAGGAACTTGAAAAAATAGATGGGAAGAGAATTTAGAGAGTAAAATTGAAAAAGTAGTGAGTGGGAATGAAAAATGTGCACATATGGATGTATATTTATAGTCAAAGTTTCAAACTAGCCGTTAATTAGCCGTTAAAAAGTGAccgttttattaaaatttataaattaaacagCTGttgctttttttttaattagccgttggtttttttaattaaatatctgttgccttttttttaattttaaaatttataatttttttaaaaatatatatatagcatGGGAGTGGGTCACCCTGGCCCACCCCTATGCAGTTTGAACGCGTTCAGATCACTGAACACGTTCAAGCGTTTAATCTTAACGTAACGTTCTGCAATGCCGTGTTAAAGTTACAATAATATTATAACGTCACTTTAACGCAGCGTTACGGATGACCTTAAAAGTAGTTAATTTGTTCATCCATAGAATGGAAGTTTCATAACGTAAAGTATGCACGATTGCATCTGCAGGGCTTTCACGTGAGCCAGTACCGTTTGATTATTAGTTATGGGAAAAGTTTTCTGTCTGTGAATCGTGATAAGAATCAtgctttatgtttattatttgcTCTGATAAATACTCCGATTAATTTTTAATGAGTATAAAAATATACTGAGAGCAACATGTGGTGCTGTACAAGTAGAGGTTCATTGACTTTTGGCTGTTCTTAATTGATGAT from Zingiber officinale cultivar Zhangliang chromosome 4A, Zo_v1.1, whole genome shotgun sequence includes the following:
- the LOC121972249 gene encoding glutathione S-transferase T3-like is translated as MPFPPQNLQNVQGFGNSMNHLNYALRGPYQSLSAEYWQNMSHPYFMSSVVHGYGTPHTTGMSFTPSMSNEPATPTFVPETQLSDRESPIEVVNLEKAVSNAEGTRKRSSWTKVEDEVLARSFVTISDDPIIGNDQKADAFWGRVASYYNENLPLGSNTRNVNVIRSHWHNTIQKKVYRFNANYNSIYSSYRSGHSDEDILRFAYEKYLSENNGVAFNLEHVWRIVKDRPMFTLQSVDHFVATKKTRTSESGASNTSSNQDVSIDLDYEDTHPMGQKAAKRKGKDKVKSTMEDLTVNYNNIITKFTEYTSVKKSEVDLKQKQLEVEEIKAKAVLSKSKAKNRRLKLKEYEILNKDTLQMTKEQLIIHECLCKDIRSRWNI